The sequence below is a genomic window from Micromonospora aurantiaca ATCC 27029.
ACCGCGGAGCGGCTCGGCCTGCCGCCCCGGCTCGACCCCACCGATCTCCGGGTACGCGCCGGCGAGGCGCTCGCCGTCCTCGGCCCCAACGGCGCCGGCAAGTCCACACTGGCGCTGCTCCTGGGCGGCCTGCTGAAGCCCGGCACGGGCGCCGTCACCGCGTCGGCGGCACTCGCCGGGCGGGACGCGCGTACTCCCCCGCACCGCTGGCGGGCACCCGCGCTGGTACGCCGGATCGGTTCGGTGTTCCAGGACCCGGAACACCAGTTCGTCACCGCCACGGTCCGCGACGAGCTGGCGCTCGGCCCGCGCCGCACCGGCCGGCCCGAGTCGGCGGTGACCGCCACCGTCGACGAGCTGCTGCACCGGTTGCGGCTGGACCGGCTGGCCGGCGCCAACCCGTACACCCTCTCCGGTGGGGAGGCGCGGCGGCTGAGTGTGGCGACGGCCCTGGCCACCGCGCCCCGCCTGCTGATCTGCGACGAGCCCACGTTCGGCCAGGACCGGCGGACCTGGCTGGAGCTGGTCGACCTGCTCGCCGAGCTGCGCGACGCCGGGCACGGCGTGGTCGCGGTGACCCACGACGAGGACTTCGTCGCCGCGCTGGCCGACACGACGCTCACCCTGCACCGCTCCCCCGCCGGGGTGGCCACGTGATCGGCCTCGAACCGGTCGCCGCACCCGGCGCCCCGCTGGCCCGGCGCAACCCGGTGGCGAAGCTGGCCGCCGCTGTGGTCTTCACGCTGATCCTGGTGGCGACGCTCGACCCGGTGGCCCCGGCCATCGCCATCGCCGTCGAACTCGCGGTGCTGCCGCTGTTCGGGGTCCGCTATCGGGTGCTGGCCCGCCGGGCCTGGCCGCTGCTCGCCGGCGCCGTCGGCATCCTGATCACGCTGGTGCTCTTCGCGGCCGACCGCTCCGGCCGGGTGCTGGTCGAGGCCGGTCCGGTCCTGGTCACCGAGGGCGTTCTCGTCACCGCGCTGGGCCTGGTGCTGCGGATGCTCGCCGTGGCGCTGCCCGGCATCGTCGTGTTCGCCACCACCGACCCGACGGACCTGGCGGACGCGTTGATCCAGAACGCGAAGACGCCCGCCCGGTTCGCCATCGGGGCGCTCGCCGCGTTCCGGATGGTGCCGCTGCTGGAACAGGAGTGGCGGATGATCAGCATGGCCCGCCGGGCCCGCGGCGTGGACGCCGGCCGCAACCCGGTGGCGAAGCTGCGGCTGTTCGCGTCCACCGCGTTCACGCTGCTGGTGGGCGCGATCCGGCGGGGTACCCGGCTGGCCGTGGCGATGGACGCCCGGGGCTTCGACGCGGGTACGCCGCGCACCGTGGCCCGCCCGCAGCGCTTCACCCGCGCCGACGCCCTGCTCGTGGCGGGCGCCGCGCTGCTGGCCGGCGGTGCCCTGGCCACAAGCATCGCCCTGGGCACCTTCCGCCCCTTGATCGGCTGACCCCGGGCCCGCCCCGCCTCCCCGTCCCCGCCCACCCTCACCCTGCCCACCCTCGCCCTGTTGATCATGAAGTTGACGGCACCGGTTGCCCGTTTTGTCGCCGCCAACTTCATGATCGACACGGCTGGAGTGGATCTTGGTACGGGATGGCGCCTCTAGGGGCCGGAATCGTCCAAGATCTCCGGGGGGACGCCCGGGCAGGCCCCCGATGAGGGGCCTGCCCGGTGAGCGGCTGGCCGGGAAGGGCTGTCGGTCAGCTGCGGCGGAAGGCGTAGAACCGGGTCTGGCCGGCGCGCTGACTACGCCCGGTGAACCGGGCCTGCCGCCCTGCCGGTGGGCCGGACCGGGGCGGCGTCGCGGATGCGCCCGGCAGCACCGGGATCTCCGGGGAATCCGAGGGCGACACCGAGTCCGGGGACACGGCGGACGCCACCGGCTCCGTGGGGAGCACCACCGCGGGTGGCGTCACCGTGAGCGCGTCGAGCTTCGGCGGGGTCACCTGCGGCGACGACTGCTTGCGGGACTTCTTCGGATTGCGCTTCGCGGGCATTCGCGGGCCTCCTGTCGTGCGGGCGCGCCGACCGGGACGCGCCGAGCGGGGGCTCCGGTGCGTTCCGATCACGACAGACACCGCGACCGACGGTGGCGGGAAGGAATGCGGACGCCCGGAGCAGGACGGGTCCACGGCACTGGCGGCGGTGGACCGGGCTCGGAGGTGGGGCGTCACTTACGCATGCGGCAACGCTATCCCGCCGCCCGGAAACCCGCACCCGATTTACCGGGAGAGAACGCGAACGCGCCCGCGCGAGACGCACGGCCACCCGGCGATCACGCCCTGTTGACGTCCCCGCCCGCTCCCCCGGCGACCGCGATACGGTCGCAGAACGGCAGCACGAACGAGAGGTGGCGGTACGCATGGCAGAGCAGGCGACGGCGCAGATCGGGGTCACCGGTCTGGCGGTGATGGGCCGCAACCTGGCCCGGAACCTGGCCCGCAACGGCTTCGCCGTGGCGGTGCACAACCGGTCGCCGGAACGTACCCGCAGCCTGGTCGCCGAGCACGGTGACGAGGGCACGTTCGTGCCGTCGGAGTCGCTCGCGGACTTCGTCGGCTCGCTGGAGCGGCCCCGCGCGGTGATCGTGATGGTGAAGGCCGGCGCGCCCACCGACGCGGTGATCGACGAACTGGTCCCGCTGCTGGAGGAGGGCGACATCGTCGTCGACTGCGGCAACGCGCACTTCGCCGACACCCGCCGCCGGGAGGAGGCGCTGCGCGCGCACGGGCTGCACTTCGTCGGCACCGGAGTGTCCGGCGGCGAGGAGGGCGCGCTGCTCGGTCCGAGCATCATGCCCGGCGGGTCGGCCGAGTCGTACCGCAAGCTCGGGCCGATCTTCGAGAAGATCGCCGCGCAGGTGGACGGTGAGCCCTGCTGCCGGCACATCGGGCCGGACGGCGCGGGCCACTTCGTGAAGATGGTCCACAACGGCATCGAGTACGCCGACATGCAGCTCATCGCCGAGGCGTACGACCTGTTGCGGGCCGGTCTGTCGGCGAGCCCGGCGGAGATCGCGGAGATCTTCCGGGAGTGGAACGGCGGCGAGCTGGGGTCGTTCCTCATCGAGATCACCGCCGACGTGCTCGGCCACACCGACGCGGCCACCGGCCAGGCGTTCGTGGACATCGTGCTCGACCAGGCCGAGCAGAAGGGCACCGGCCGCTGGACCGTGCAGAGCGCGCTCGACCTCGGCATCCCGATCACCGGCATCGCCGAGGCCACATTCGCGCGGTCGCTGTCCGGGCACGCCGACCAGCGCGAGGCAGCCCGCCGGGTGTTCGCCGACGCGGGTGAGAAGTGGCAGGTGGACGACCGGGACGCGTTCGTCGAGGACGTGCGCCGCGCACTGCTCGCCAGCAAGATCGTCGCGTACGCGCAGGGGTTCGACCACATCCGGGCCGGCAGCCGGGAGTACGACTGGGACATCGACCTGGGCGGTACGGCCACCATCTGGCGGGGCGGCTGCATCATCCGGGCCGGTTTCCTGGACCGGATCCGGGAGGCGTACGACGCGGAGCCGGACCTGTCGACGCTGCTCGTCGCGCCGTGGTTCGCCGAGCGGGTCAGCGACGGCGTACCGGCCTGGCGACGGGTGGTGGCCGACGCGGCCCGGGCGGGCGTGCCGGCCCCGGCCTTCGGGTCGTCGCTGGCCTACTTCGACGCGCTGCGGGCGCAGCGGCTGCCGGCCGCGCTGATCCAGGGCCTGCGGGACGACTTCGGCGCGCACACCTACCACCGGGTGGACCGGGCCGGTTCGTTCCACACCCTCTGGGCGGGCGACCGCTCCGAAGTGGAGGCGTGAGCCGCGCAGACAGCCCCGCCGGACGGTTCACCAGGCCCGCTGACCGTCCGGGTCGGGCGCCCAGCCGGCGGCCGGCTCACCCGACGCCAGTTCGCCGATCTCACCGGAGCGGACCGCCGGGGTGTGCCCGAGGTCCGCGCACCACCGCTGGGCGACGTCGGCGCACAGTGCGGCCACCGCGTCCCGGCGGGCCGGCTCCACCAGGTCGGCGGCGGCCAGGGCAGCAGTCATCTCGTACCGGAGATCGCGCATCCTCCACCCCCGTGGCGGGCGCGCACCCGGCGGCGCGCCCTGCGCCGATCGTAGAGCGGAACGCCCCGCGCCCGGCGGGAAAGCCGGATGCGGGGCGTCACGGTCGGGCCGGACGTCGCGGTCAGAAGAACCGGCGACGCCTGGCCTTCTGCGGCCGGATCAGGTCGGCGCCCTTGGTCAGCAGACGGCTCACCCCGGACGGGCCACGACGGGCCTCCAGGGTGTGGCTGAGCCGGCGCGCGCCGGCCGCCGCCAGCGGCACGGCGACCGCCATGACCGCCCACTGCGCGATCCGCTTCTGAATCATGTGGTTCACCTCCGCGTTTGCTGTCTGGAGGTATCGGTACCCAGCGCGGCCCGTCGGTAAGCGTGACCTCAGGCGCCCGGGGCGACCGGGTTGGGCAGGGCGCCGCCGAAGCGGCGGTCGCGCTGGGCGTACAGCTCGCAGGCGTACCAGAGGTGGCGGCGGTCGAAGTCGGGCCAGAGCGTGTCCAGGTAGACCAGCTCGGCGTACGCGGTCTGCCAGAGCAGGAAGTTGGAGATGCGCTGCTCGCCGGAGGGGCGCAGGAACAGGTCGACCTCGGGCACCTCGGGGTGGTAGAGGTAGCGCGCCACCGTCTTCTCGTTCACCTTGGCCGGGTCGAGCCGGCCGGCCGCGACGTCGCGGGCGATCCCGGCGGCGGCGTCGGCGATCTCCGCCTGGCCGCCGTAGTTGACGCAGAACTGCAGCGTCAGCGTCGAGTTGCCGCGCGACATCTCCTCGGCGGTCTGCAACTCGGAGATGACGCTCTTCCACAGCCGGCCGGCACGGCCCGACCAGACCACCCGGACGCCCAGGTCGACGAGCTGGTCGCGGCGGCGGCGGATGACGTCCCTGTTGAAGCCCATCAGGAAGCGGACCTCGTCCGGCGAGCGCCGCCAGTTCTCGGTGGAGAACGCGTACGCCGACAGGTAGGGGATCCCCATCTCGATCGCGCCCTCGACGGCGTCGAACAGGCTGTGCTCGCCCTGCTCGTGCCCCTTGGTGCGGGGCAGCCCGCGCTCCTTGGCCCAGCGGCCGTTGCCGTCCATCACGATGGCGACGTGCCGGGGCACCGCGGCGGGCGGCAGCGCCGGCGGACGGGCTCCGGAGGGGTGCGGGGTCGGCGGCACCGGCTCGCGGCGGGTCGCCCTCGTCGATCGGATCACTCGGTCATCTCCCTGTTCACTCCGGCGACGGGCCCGGCGCCGGAGCGCGGCGGGACCACATCCGGCCCCGCGCCGCCGGGCGACGGGACCGCGCCGGCCGCCGGGGCACCCCGGTCGACCAGCGGCAGCGAGCGTAGCGCGCGCTCCAGATGCCACTGGAGGTGCGCCGCGACCAGTCCGCTGCACTCCCGGCGTACGCCGGTCTCGGCGGCGTCGGCGTACCCCCAGTCGCCGGAGGTCAGCGCGGACATCAGCTCCAGCGTGGCGGGCGCGGGGTGGGCGGCGCCGGGGGGCCGGCAGTCCGGGCAGACGGCGCCGCCGGCCGGTACGGAGAACGCGCGGTGCCGGCCCGGTTCGCCGCACACCGCGCAGGCGGCGAGCGCCGGCGCCCAGCCGGCGAACGCCATGCCGCGCAGCAGGTACGCGTCGAGCACGAGCGTGGTGGCGTGTTCGCCCCGGGCCAGCGACTTCATCGCGCCGAGGGTGAGCTGGAACAGCCGCAGCGACGGCTCGCGTTCGACCGGGGTGAGTCGCTCGGCGGTCTCGGCGATCGCACTGGCCGCTGTGTAGCGGGGGTAGTCGCCGAGGAACCGCTTGCCGTACAGCTCGATCGCCTCGACCTGGCTGACGGTGTGCAGCGAGCTGCCCTGGTTGCCCTTGGGATCACCGGCGAGCTGGAGGTCGACGTGCCCGAACGGCTCCAGCCGCGCGCCGAACCGGCTCGTGGTGCGCCGCACGCCCCGGGCGACCGCGCGCAGCCGCCCGTGCCGGCGGGTGAACAGCGTGATGATGCGGTCGGACTCGCCCAGCTTCTGCACACGCAGCACCACCGCGTCGTCGCGGTAGAGCTGTCGGCGGTACCCGGCCATCAGGCCATTCTCCCTCCGGGTGCGATCTCAGGGTCGGCTCGGGGTGGACGGTCGGGCGATCCCCGATGTGCCGGGCGTCGGGCCGGACCTAGTGTGCTGGCCATGGCTTCGCTCCACACCGCTCCCCGGCTACGCAGCGCTTTCCGGCTACGTGGCGCTTTCCGGCTACGTGGCGCTTTCCGGCTACGTGGCGTGGTGGCCGCCACCGCGGCCAGCGCCCTCATCGTCCTCGCCGGGTGTGACACCCTCTCGTTCCGCCGCCTCGACTTCGACCAGACGGAGCGGACGAAGATCACGAAGATCACCGTGGACGACGACGGCGCCGGCGACGTCGTGGTCCGGGCGAACGGCCCCGCCGACCAGGTACGCATCAAGCGCGTGGTCCGCTACCAGGGCGACGAGCCGACCAGCCGGTACGAGATCAAGGGAGACGAACTCGTCCTGCCCACCGACTGCGGGCACCGGTGCAGCATCTCCTGGGAGGTGACCGCGCCGCCCGGCGTGGTGGTGCACGGCGGCACCGGCTCGGGCAACGTCGACCTCAGCGACGTCGGCGCGGTGGAGTTCACGCTCAGCTCCGGCGACCTGACCATCAGGGGCGCCACCGGCGAGGTCCGCGCCTCCACCACGTCGGGCAACATCCGGGTCGTCGAGGCGGCCGGCCCGGTGCGGCTGCGTGCCCGCTCCGGTGACATCGAGGCCCGCCGGCTCGCCTCCGCGATCGACGCCGAGACCACGTCCGGCAACATCGTCGTCGAGCTGGACCAGCCGGCACCGGCCCGGGTGCACGCCACGAGCGGAGACGTGGACCTGGCCGTGCCGGCGGGCCGCTACCGGGTGCGCGCCACCGCGACGTCCGGCGACACCGACGTGCGCGTCACCGACGACCCGACAGCGTCGGTGCAGCTCGAAGCGTCCGCCACCAGCGGCAACGTCACGGTCAGCACCCGCTGAGCGGACGGCGCACCTGGGCGGGCCGCGCCCGGTGGCCGCTCAGTCGGGCCGCGCCCGGTGGCCGCTCAGTCGCCGCCGGGCGTGTCCCGCCGGGCCGCCCGGACGCCGTCGCCCCGGCCGGGGTCCTCGGCCGGGCGGCGCGGCGCCGGCACCCGCGCCCCGACGCTCACCAGCGCGTCCTCCGCCCCGGCGGGGGCCGGGCTGGCCGGGGCGGCCGCCGCCCGGTCGGCCACGGTCCGCCGCGGCTTGCCGGGGACCAGTTCGGGGGTACGCCGGGCTGCGACGTCCTCGACCCAGCCGACCAGAAGCGTCACCACGCCGACGAGCGCGAAGACCAGCCCCACCCGCAGCCACAGGCCCACCGGGTCGCGCGGCGACCAGCCGACCAGGCCGACGAGCGGGGTGAGGAGCACCACGAACGGCATGTGCCAGAGGTAGATCGTCAGCGCACGCCGGTTCACCACCGTCACCGCCCGGCCGAGCGCCGGCACGCGGTCGACCCAGGTCACCCCGGCCGGGGCCCGGCCGATCGCCACCAGGATGAACGCGGCCGACCAGAGCGCGTTGCCCAGCGGGATGTCGTTGATGTCGAATCCGCGCGGGCCCGGATGGGTGACGATCCAGGCCAGCCCGGCGGCGCCGACCACGGCGGCCACCGGCAGCAGCACCCGGTTGCGCATCCGGCGCAGCAGCCCGTCGTGGTGGGCGAAGCCGAGCAGCCAGGCGCCGAAGTAGAGGCCGAACTCGCGCAGCACCGTCGGCGGGTTCGCCAGGACGCCGATCTCGATCGCGACCAGCAGCAGGTACGGGGCGGCGAGCGTGGGCAGCGGCGCCCGGCGGAACAGCCAGAGCACGAACGGCGAGGCGAGCACGAACCACAGGTAGTCCCGCAGGTACCAGATGGGGCTGAGCGCCAGCCCACCCCAGTAGTTGGCCGGCGGGTCGCTGATCGGGAAGAGCCAGAGCAGCACCTTCGGGCTGAACGTCAGCCCGGTGAGCAGCATGGCCGGCACGAAGACCGCGGCCACCACCCACAGCGACGGCAGGAGGCGGCGCAGCCGGCGCCCGACCGCGCGTACCCCGCTGCGGTCGAGTGACGCCGCCATCAGCGACCCGGCCAGGGCGAACATCACCGACATCGCCGGAAACACCAGCGTGAGCGTGGCGTAGCCGGTGACGTGGTAGGTGACGACTCGCAGGATGGCCAGGAAGCGGAGCAGGTCCAGATAGCGGTTTCGCATCAGCTCACGGCGGGGTCCGGGGGCAGAGACAATGGTCCCTACCCTGCTCCGGGACGCTGTGAAACAGCCAAGAACACCTATGGAAAGTGAGATGTCCCATAGGTCTGGCTGATCCTGATCACCGACCCCCGGGGCCCGCCCCGGCCGCCTGTCAGAAGCCCAGCTTGCGCAACTGCTTCGGGTCGCGCTGCCAGTCCTTCGCCACGCGTACGTGCAGGTCGAGGTAGACCCGGGTGCCGAGCAGCTCCTCGATCTGCCGCCGGGCGGTGGTGCCCACGTGCTTGAGGCGGCTGCCCCGGTGGCCGATGACGATGGCCTTCTGGCTCGAACGCTCCACGTACACGTCGGCGTAGATCTTGGTGAGGTTGCCCTCCGGGATCATCTCCTCGACCACCACGGCGATGGAGTGCGGCAGCTCGTCGCGTACGCCCTCCAGCGCCGCCTCGCGGACCAGCTCCGCCACGAGCACCTGCTCCGGGTCGTCGGTGAGCATGTCGTCCGGATAGAGCTGCGGCGAGGGCGGCAGGTAGCCGGTCATCACGTCGACGAGCGTGTCGACCTGATGGCCGGAGACCGCGCTGACCGGCACCACGTCGGCGAACTCGCCCAGCTCGCTCACCGCGAGCAACTGCTCGGCCAGCCGCTTCTTGTCGACCAGGTCGGTCTTGGTGACCACCGCCAGCACTGTTGCCTTGAGGCTGGCCAGCTCGCCGGTGATGAAGCGGTCGCCCCGGCCGACCGGCTCGTTCGCCGGTACGCACAGGCCGATCACGTCGACCTCGCTCCAGGTCTCCCGGACCAGGTCGTTGAGGCGCTCGCCGAGCAGCGTGCGGGGCCGGTGCAGACCCGGGGTGTCGACGAGCACGAGCTGCGAGTCCGGCCGGTGCAGCACCGCCCGGATGATGTGCCGGGTGGTCTGCGGCTTGTTCGAGGTGATCGCGATCTTGGTGCCGACGATCGCGTTGGTGAGCGTCGACTTGCCGGCGTTCGGCCGCCCGACGAAACAGGCGAAACCGGCCCGGTAGGGGCGCGCCTCGGGCGTGGTCACTCGACCACCGTGCCGAGGACGGTGCCGTCCGGCGCGGCCACGTGGACCGGCGCGTCGGCGGAGAGGTCACGCACCGCGGCGTGCCCGGCCCCGTCCAGCGTCGACGCCTCGGTCACCACCACAGCGGCCTCCAGCCGGCTCGCGCCCGCCGCCACCGCCGAGGCGACAGCGAGCTGGAGCGCGGTCAGGGTCAGCGACGGCAGCGCCACGCTCGCCGCCGCGTACGTCCGGCCGTCCTGGTCGCGGACCGCGGCGCCCTCCACGGCCGCCACCCGGCTCCGCGCCCCCCGGGCCAGGACGACCAGCTTGGCGTCCTCGGCGCTCAGCTCGGCCGGATCGGCGGGGGTGGGCATGGCGGCCGGTACGGCGGGTGACTCAGGCATCGGCGGGTTGCCTCTCCTCGGAACGGTTGTTGTCGCCACGGGAATCGGGCGGATCGCTTCGGTTGGTGCCCTCCGGCGCGTCACCCCGGTCGACCCGGCTCACCAGAACCGTGTCTATCCGGTTGCGCCGGCCGGTCGTGCCCTCGGCCACCAGCCGCAGGCCGGCCACCTCGGCCTCGGCGCCCGGGATGGGCACCCGGCCGAGCGCCTGGGCGAGCAGGCCACCGACCGTCTCCACCTCGTCGGTGGGCAGCTCGGTGTCGAACAGCTCGCCCAGATTCTCCACCGGCAGCCGCGCGGTCACCCGCACGGCCCCGTCCGGCAGGTGCTCGACCGGCGGGCGCTCGACATCGTACTCGTCGGTGATCTCCCCGACGATCTCCTCCAGGATGTCCTCGATGGTGACCAGCCCGCCGGTGCCGCCGTACTCGTCGACCACGATGACCAGGTGGTTGCGGGCCGCCTGCATCTCGGAGAGCAGGTCGTCCACCGGCTTGGACTCCGGCACGAACGTGGCCGGGCGCATCAGCTCGGCCACCGGCATCTGCCGGGCGGCCTGGTCGCCCTGCACCCGCCGGATCAGGTCCTTGAGGTAGAGCACACCGAGCACGTCGTCGACGTTCTCGCCGATCACCGGGATGCGGGAGAACCCGGAGCGCAGGAACAACGCCAGCGCCTGCGCGAGCGTCTTGCGTTCCTCGATCCACACCATCTCGGTACGCGGAACCATCACCTCGCGGGCGATGGTGTCGCCGAGCGCGAAGACCGAGTGGATCATCTGACGCTCGCCGTGCTCCACCACGCCGCGCTGCTCGGCCAGGTCGACCAGCTCCCGCAGCTCCACCTGGGTCGCGAACGGCCCCTCACGGAAGCCCTTGCCGGGGGTGACCGCGTTGCCGATCAGGATCAGCAGCGAGGCCAGCGGGTTGAGCGCGCGGCCCAGCCAGCGCACCAGCGGCGCGACCGCGCGGCCGACCGCGTACGCGTGCTGGCGGCCGATCGTCCGCGGGCCGACACCGACCACGACGAAGCTCACCACTGTCATCGCGCCGGCGGTCACCAGCGCCGCCCGCCAGCCCGCGCCGAACGTGTCGACAGCCACCAGCGCGACGAGCGTGGTGGCGGTCAGCTCGGCCAGCAGACGCAGCAGGAGCAGCAGGTTCAGATGACGGACCACGTCACCGGCGACCGCCTGGAGAGCACGCCCGCCGCGGGCACCGTCCCGGGTCAGCTCCGCGGCACGGGCCGGCGAGACCGCTGCGAGCGCCGCCTCGGTCATCGCGATCAGGCCGGCGAGCACCACCAGCCCGGCGGCGAAGACCAGGAGTTGAAGATCAGGCAGACCGGCGGGGGTGCGGACCGCCGCCAAGGTGTCCATCACCGCGACCGGGTCGACCGCCAGCTGGCCAGCAGCCGGGCCTGGAGACCGAACATCTCCCGCTCCTCCTCGGGCTCGGCGTGGTCGTAGCCCAGCAGGTGCAGCACGCCGTGCACGGTGAGCAGGTGCAGCTCGTCGGCGGCCGAGTGCCCGGCCACGGCGGCCTGCTTGGCCGCCACCTCCGGGCAGAGCACGATGTCGCCGAGCAGGGCGGGCTCGCCGC
It includes:
- a CDS encoding isoprenyl transferase, whose translation is MPPTPHPSGARPPALPPAAVPRHVAIVMDGNGRWAKERGLPRTKGHEQGEHSLFDAVEGAIEMGIPYLSAYAFSTENWRRSPDEVRFLMGFNRDVIRRRRDQLVDLGVRVVWSGRAGRLWKSVISELQTAEEMSRGNSTLTLQFCVNYGGQAEIADAAAGIARDVAAGRLDPAKVNEKTVARYLYHPEVPEVDLFLRPSGEQRISNFLLWQTAYAELVYLDTLWPDFDRRHLWYACELYAQRDRRFGGALPNPVAPGA
- a CDS encoding acyltransferase family protein — encoded protein: MRNRYLDLLRFLAILRVVTYHVTGYATLTLVFPAMSVMFALAGSLMAASLDRSGVRAVGRRLRRLLPSLWVVAAVFVPAMLLTGLTFSPKVLLWLFPISDPPANYWGGLALSPIWYLRDYLWFVLASPFVLWLFRRAPLPTLAAPYLLLVAIEIGVLANPPTVLREFGLYFGAWLLGFAHHDGLLRRMRNRVLLPVAAVVGAAGLAWIVTHPGPRGFDINDIPLGNALWSAAFILVAIGRAPAGVTWVDRVPALGRAVTVVNRRALTIYLWHMPFVVLLTPLVGLVGWSPRDPVGLWLRVGLVFALVGVVTLLVGWVEDVAARRTPELVPGKPRRTVADRAAAAPASPAPAGAEDALVSVGARVPAPRRPAEDPGRGDGVRAARRDTPGGD
- the gndA gene encoding NADP-dependent phosphogluconate dehydrogenase — translated: MAEQATAQIGVTGLAVMGRNLARNLARNGFAVAVHNRSPERTRSLVAEHGDEGTFVPSESLADFVGSLERPRAVIVMVKAGAPTDAVIDELVPLLEEGDIVVDCGNAHFADTRRREEALRAHGLHFVGTGVSGGEEGALLGPSIMPGGSAESYRKLGPIFEKIAAQVDGEPCCRHIGPDGAGHFVKMVHNGIEYADMQLIAEAYDLLRAGLSASPAEIAEIFREWNGGELGSFLIEITADVLGHTDAATGQAFVDIVLDQAEQKGTGRWTVQSALDLGIPITGIAEATFARSLSGHADQREAARRVFADAGEKWQVDDRDAFVEDVRRALLASKIVAYAQGFDHIRAGSREYDWDIDLGGTATIWRGGCIIRAGFLDRIREAYDAEPDLSTLLVAPWFAERVSDGVPAWRRVVADAARAGVPAPAFGSSLAYFDALRAQRLPAALIQGLRDDFGAHTYHRVDRAGSFHTLWAGDRSEVEA
- a CDS encoding hemolysin family protein, translating into MAVDPVAVMDTLAAVRTPAGLPDLQLLVFAAGLVVLAGLIAMTEAALAAVSPARAAELTRDGARGGRALQAVAGDVVRHLNLLLLLRLLAELTATTLVALVAVDTFGAGWRAALVTAGAMTVVSFVVVGVGPRTIGRQHAYAVGRAVAPLVRWLGRALNPLASLLILIGNAVTPGKGFREGPFATQVELRELVDLAEQRGVVEHGERQMIHSVFALGDTIAREVMVPRTEMVWIEERKTLAQALALFLRSGFSRIPVIGENVDDVLGVLYLKDLIRRVQGDQAARQMPVAELMRPATFVPESKPVDDLLSEMQAARNHLVIVVDEYGGTGGLVTIEDILEEIVGEITDEYDVERPPVEHLPDGAVRVTARLPVENLGELFDTELPTDEVETVGGLLAQALGRVPIPGAEAEVAGLRLVAEGTTGRRNRIDTVLVSRVDRGDAPEGTNRSDPPDSRGDNNRSEERQPADA
- the recO gene encoding DNA repair protein RecO, with translation MAGYRRQLYRDDAVVLRVQKLGESDRIITLFTRRHGRLRAVARGVRRTTSRFGARLEPFGHVDLQLAGDPKGNQGSSLHTVSQVEAIELYGKRFLGDYPRYTAASAIAETAERLTPVEREPSLRLFQLTLGAMKSLARGEHATTLVLDAYLLRGMAFAGWAPALAACAVCGEPGRHRAFSVPAGGAVCPDCRPPGAAHPAPATLELMSALTSGDWGYADAAETGVRRECSGLVAAHLQWHLERALRSLPLVDRGAPAAGAVPSPGGAGPDVVPPRSGAGPVAGVNREMTE
- the era gene encoding GTPase Era, with protein sequence MTTPEARPYRAGFACFVGRPNAGKSTLTNAIVGTKIAITSNKPQTTRHIIRAVLHRPDSQLVLVDTPGLHRPRTLLGERLNDLVRETWSEVDVIGLCVPANEPVGRGDRFITGELASLKATVLAVVTKTDLVDKKRLAEQLLAVSELGEFADVVPVSAVSGHQVDTLVDVMTGYLPPSPQLYPDDMLTDDPEQVLVAELVREAALEGVRDELPHSIAVVVEEMIPEGNLTKIYADVYVERSSQKAIVIGHRGSRLKHVGTTARRQIEELLGTRVYLDLHVRVAKDWQRDPKQLRKLGF
- a CDS encoding DUF4097 family beta strand repeat-containing protein, with product MAATAASALIVLAGCDTLSFRRLDFDQTERTKITKITVDDDGAGDVVVRANGPADQVRIKRVVRYQGDEPTSRYEIKGDELVLPTDCGHRCSISWEVTAPPGVVVHGGTGSGNVDLSDVGAVEFTLSSGDLTIRGATGEVRASTTSGNIRVVEAAGPVRLRARSGDIEARRLASAIDAETTSGNIVVELDQPAPARVHATSGDVDLAVPAGRYRVRATATSGDTDVRVTDDPTASVQLEASATSGNVTVSTR
- a CDS encoding energy-coupling factor transporter transmembrane component T family protein — its product is MIGLEPVAAPGAPLARRNPVAKLAAAVVFTLILVATLDPVAPAIAIAVELAVLPLFGVRYRVLARRAWPLLAGAVGILITLVLFAADRSGRVLVEAGPVLVTEGVLVTALGLVLRMLAVALPGIVVFATTDPTDLADALIQNAKTPARFAIGALAAFRMVPLLEQEWRMISMARRARGVDAGRNPVAKLRLFASTAFTLLVGAIRRGTRLAVAMDARGFDAGTPRTVARPQRFTRADALLVAGAALLAGGALATSIALGTFRPLIG